From Glycine soja cultivar W05 chromosome 4, ASM419377v2, whole genome shotgun sequence, the proteins below share one genomic window:
- the LOC114408721 gene encoding sulfite exporter TauE/SafE family protein 3-like, with translation MATEVRKKTSRGATTVIWLASWSLIMAYNVCLAERVLKDQKPESFVVKERQGVMNSIIDFFWNDGEPTNDRVWPEMKFGWRIVVGSIVGFFGAALGSVGGVGGGGIFIPMLTLVIGFDAKSSTALSKCMIMGAAVSTVYYNLRFRHPTLDLPVIDYDLALLFQPMLMLGISIGVAFNVMFADWMVTVLLIILFIATSTKALFKGIDTWKKETIMKKEAAKMLESDSSPGYVSEEDYKSLPAGSADPRDEEVPLLKNIYWKELLVLAYVWVAFLIVQIIKTYTKTCSILYWVLNSLQVPIAISVTLYEAICLCNGTRVIASKGKENTDWMKLHKICLYCSCGIIAGIVSGLLGLGGGFILGPLFLELGIPPQVASATSTFAMVFSSSMSVVQYYLLERFPVPYASYFILVATIAALTGQHVVRKIIAIFGRASIIIFVLAFTIFLSAISLGGVGIENMVEKMENNEYMGFANICH, from the exons ATGGCTACCGAAGTGAGAAAGAAGACTTCAAGAGGAGCCACAACAGTAATATGGCTGGCCTCGTGGAGCCTTATTATGGCCTACAATGTCTGTTTAGCAGAAAGAGTTTTGAAAGACCAAAAACCTGAGAGTTTTGTTGTCAAAGAAAGGCAAGGAGTTATGAATAGTATAATTGATTTCTTTTGGAACGATGGAGAGCCTACCAATGACCGTGTTTGGCCT GAAATGAAGTTTGGTTGGAGAATTGTAGTAGGGTCGATTGTTGGATTTTTTGGAGCTGCGTTGGGTAGTGTAGGCGGGGTTGGAGGTGGAGGAATTTTCATCCCTATGCTCACTTTGGTCATTGGTTTTGATGCCAAGTCTTCCACAGCCCTTTCTAAGT GTATGATTATGGGAGCAGCGGTATCAACTGTATACTACAACCTGAGGTTTAGACACCCAACACTAGACTTGCCAGTTATAGATTATGATCTGGCTTTGCTCTTCCAGCCTATGCTAATGCTAGGAATAAGCATTGGTGTTGCATTTAATGTCATGTTTGCTGATTGGATGGTGACGGTTTTGCTTATCATCTTATTTATTG CTACATCCACAAAAGCTTTATTCAAAGGCATAGATACATGGAAAAAGGAAACAATTATGAAAAAG GAAGCAGCTAAGATGTTGGAATCAGATTCTTCTCCTGGTT ATGTTTCTGAAGAAGACTATAAGTCTCTACCAGCTGGTTCAGCTGATCCACGAGATGAGGAG GTCCCTTTACTAAAGAACATCTATTGGAAAGAATTATTAGTCCTAGCGTATGTCTGGGTGGCTTTTCTCATTGTTCAGATTATTAAG ACATACACTAAAACTTGCTCCATACTGTACTGGGTTCTTAATTCCTTGCAG GTGCCTATTGCAATCTCGGTTACGCTTTATGAAGCCATATGCTTGTGCAATGGAACTAGAGTGATTGCATCAAAGGGAAAGGAAAATACAGATTGGATGAAGCTTCACAAGATCTGCCTTTACTGTTCCTGTGGAATAATAGCTGGTATAGTTAGTGGATTGCTAGGTCTAGGTGGTGGCTTCATTTTGGGACCACTCTTTCTAGAGTTGGGAATTCCTCCTCAG GTTGCTAGTGCTACATCAACTTTTGCTATGGTTTTCTCTTCCTCCATGTCAGTGGTGCAATATTACCTTCTAGAACGCTTCCCAGTACCCTATG CTTCTTACTTTATTTTGGTTGCAACCATAGCTGCATTAACTGGCCAGCATGTGGTGAGAAAGATAATTGCTATCTTCGGTCGAGCATCCATCATCATCTTTGTACTAGCATTCACCATTTTTTTGAGCGCGATCAGTTTAG GTGGAGTGGGAATTGAGAACATGGTTGAGAAGATGGAAAATAATGAGTATATGGGATTTGCAAATATCTGCCATTAA